The Kitasatospora albolonga nucleotide sequence AACCCCCTCTCCGGAACCCTGTCAACATTTTGTCCGGACATTCGGACGAACTCTTGACACTCTTCCGCGCACCCCGCGACGCTGGGCGATATGACCCCCTCCGCACCCTCTTCGGCCCGCATCCGCATCGGCTCGGCACCCGACTCGTGGGGGGTATGGTTCCCCGACGACCCGCAGCAGGTGCCCTGGCAACGCTTCCTGGACGAGGTGGCCGAGGCCGGATACGAGTGGATCGAGCTCGGTCCGTACGGCTATCTGCCCACCGATCCGGCCCGGCTGGCGGACGAGACCCGCCGCCGCGGGCTCACCGTCTCCGCCGGCACCGTCTTCACCGGATTGCACCACGGTCCCGACGTCTGGGACCGGACCTGGGCGCATGTCGCGGACATCGCCGAGCTGACCCGGGCCATGGGTGCCGAACACCTCGTCGTCATCCCCTCCTTCTGGCGCGACGACAAGACGGGCGAGGTCCTGGAGGACCGCACGCTCACCCCCGCGCAGTGGCGGGACCTCACCGCACAGACGGAGCGGCTGGGGCGGGAGGTCCGGGAGCGCTACGGGCTCCGCATCGTCGTCCACCCGCACGCGGACACCCACATCGACAGCGAGGAGAACGTCAACCGCTTCCTCGACGCCACCGACCCCTCCCTCGTCTCGCTCTGCCTGGACACCGGGCACTACGCCTACTGCGGCGGCGACAGCGTCAAGCTCATCGAGACGTACGGGGAGCGCATCGGCTATCTCCATCTCAAGCAGGTCGACCCCGAGATCCTGGCGGCGGTGGTGGCGGACGAGGTGCCGTTCGGCCCGGCCGTGGCGCGGGGCGTGATGTGCGAACCGCCCGGCGGCGTACCCGCCCTGGAACCGGTCCTGGACGCGGCGCGCGCCCTGGACGTCGACCTGTTCGCGATCGTGGAGCAGGACATGTACCCGTGCGCCCCGGACAAGCCGCTCCCCATCGCCCGCCGCACCCGCGAGTTCCTCCGCTCCTGCGGAACCCCCGGCACGCCCCGAACCGCAGGCTGAAGCCCCGACGGCACCGGAGGACAGCCGGGAGAGCGGTGTGCCCCTTCTGTCACACCAGTAACCGTTTCGCCACGCATATCTCCATTACGCGGGTTTTCCGTCACAGGCGCACAACAGCCCCACCCCGCCTGCCGTTCTGAACCGTTCAACCGAGCACAGGCTGAGTGATCACCGGCCTGCGCTCCGCGACTTCCCCGACGGCATCCCCCGCCGCCGCTGCGGAGCACGGCAGAACCGAGCACGACAGAGCAGCGCAGAGAGGTGTCACGGATGACGGACAGAACACTCTGGTCCTACAAGGACATTGCCGCGCACATCCAGGTCCAGCCGGACACCGTCCGCTCCTACCGCAAACACGGGCTCCTTCCCCCGCCCGACCAGGTGAAGAACGGAAAGCCGTACTGGTACGGGGACACCATCCGCGCCTGGGTCGCCTCCCGCCCCCGCAACCGGGGGCGCTGACCCCGGTCCGCTCCCCAGGCCCGGCCTCTACTGCCGGGCCTCCTTCCGGAACAGGGCCGTCCAGAGAAAGGACTCACCGAAGACCGGGGACCCGGGCGCCTCGTCGCGCATGCGGCGCAGCTCGACCTCGGTCAGGCCCGAGAAGATGTCACGCAACTCCTCCGAGGTGTAGGCCAGTCCGCCGCCCAGGTCCCCCCGTCGGTAGAGCTCCGCGTCCGGCAGCTCGGAGCCCATACCGCCCTCCCCGGCCGCGAAGCAGGTGAGCGCGAAATGGCCGCCGGGGGCGAGGCAGCGATCGAGGAGCGCGAGGTAGCTGATACGCCGGTGGGGCGGCAGATGGTGGAAGCACCCGGAGTCATGGATCAGGTCGTACGGTCCCGCCGCTTCCGCCCCCTCCGCCGTCAGGGCGAAGGCGTCACCGCAGTGGAACCGGGCCCCGGCTCCCGGTACTTCGGCGCGCTCCTCGGCCCAGGCGATCGCCGCCGGGGAGAGGTCGATCGCGGTGACGTCGAAGCCGTACGAGGCCAGCGCGTGCGCGTTGCGCCCGGGGCCGCAGCCGAGGTCGAGCGCGCGGCCCGGCGTGACCAGCCCCCGGTCGACGTACGAGACGAGGCTCTCGTCGGGCTTCTCCGCGAAGAACGGCACCGGCTTCGCGCGGTCCTCGTAGAAGCCGTCCCACCACGAGGCGGCTCCGGAGGTCCAGCGGTGCGCCTCAGGTGCGAACAGGCCGTCCAGGAGCGTCAGTACGTCGTCCGTCGTGCGAATGTTCCGGTGCATCCGGTCCCCTTTCCCCACTCGTGAATTTTAGTGATGCGGCCGAAGAAAGCCCAGGTCACAGCCGGTTCGGCGAGGCCACTGGCGGACGCTGAAGGGGGCGGGGCCACGTGGGCGCCCCGACCTCCCCGCCCCCTGGCGCCCAGGCCCTCCGCGCTCCCGCCACGGCCCGTCAGGAGGGCAGCGGCGGCCGACCCGAGAACCCTTTCCGAACGGATCTCGGGCCAGCTGCGGAAAGGCCGCACGGCTATCGCGCAGGCCGCACGGCTCCCGCACAGAGGAGGCGCTGGGGGCACCGGAGGGCGAGCGGCGACGGCTACGCCCCCGCGGTGACCTTCTCCCCGTCCCGGGTCCCCGCCTCGGGTATCTCCCCGTCGGCCGCGGGCGCACCCGGGCCGCTCGGCCCACCCTTCGTACCGGGGCCGACCGGGGCCGACTCCCCTTCGCTGAGGCCGAACTTCTGGTGGAAGGCGCGCAGTGGCTTCGGGGCCCACCAGGTGGCGCGGCCCGTCAGCTTCATCACGGCGGGGACCAGCAGACTGCGGACCACCATGGCGTCCATCAGGACGGCGAGGGCGATCCCGAGCCCCAGCATCTTGGTGTTGGTGACCCGCGAGGTGCCGATGGCGACCATCACGACCGCGAGGATCACGGCGGCCGCGGTGATCAGACCTCCGGTACGGGCCAGTCCGAAGGTGATCGAGCCCTCGTGGTCACCGGTCCGGTCGTACTCCTCCTTGATCCGGGAGAGCAGGAAGACCCCGTAGTCCATGGAGAGTCCGAAGGCGACGCAGAACATCAGGACGGGCAGCGTCGTCTCGATGTCCCCCGTACTGGTGAAGGCGAGGACCCCGGAGAGATTCCCGTCCTGGAAGACCCAGACCACCGCCCCGAACATCGCCGTCAGGCTGAGGGCGTTGAGCGCGACCGCCTGGATCGGGATGAGCACGCTGCCGGTGAGCAGGAAGACCAGGAGCAGCGTCACCACGACGATGATGCCGATCGCCCAGGGCAGCCGGTCCGCGATGGCGTCCTTGGAGTCGACGAGGACCGCCGCCGTGCCCGTCACCGAGGTGTCGAGGGAGTCGGCGGGTATCGCGCGCAGGTCCCGTACGAGCTGCTGGGTCTCCTCCCCCACCGCTTCGCCCTCCGGCAGCACGCTGAAGTACGCGGCGGAGTCCCCCGTGACCGGGCCGTCGACCCGCTGCACGCCCGGGACCTGCTCGATCCGGCCCTTGAGTGCCTCGTACGCGGCGGGCGTCCCCCCGCCCTCGACCAGCATCGCCAGACCGCCGCCGGGGCTGCCGGGGAAACCGTCACGGATGTGCTCCTGGACGACCCGGGACTCGGCGCCGACGGGGAGCTGGCGGTCGTCCGCCGTACCGAACTTGACCCCCAGGAAGGGCAGCCCCAGGAGGACGAGCCCGACCGCGGTGACGATGGCGAAGACGGGCGCCCTGCGCATCACCAGCCCGCCGAAGCGCGCCCATGCCCTGCCGGGCTCCTTGAGGGGGACTTCCGCGGCTGCCGCCCCCTTCTTTCTGCGGCGCAGCAGACGGCGCAGGTCGAGCGCGTTGACGCGGGGGCCCAGCAGCATGAGCGCGGCGGGGAGCAGGATCAGCGCGGCGGCAGCGGCGAGCAGGACCACGGCGATCCCGGCATAGGCGAAGGACCGCAGGAAGTACTGCGGGAAGACGAGCATCGCGGACAGGGACACGGCCACCGTCAGCGCGGAGAAGAGCACCGTGCGTCCGGCCGTGCGCAGCGTCGTACCGACCGCCGTCCGGGGGTCGGCCCCGGTGTCCAGCTCCTCGCGAAAGCGGCGGACGATGAACAGGGCGTAGTCGATGGCCAGTCCGAGGCCGAGGGCCGTGGTGAGGTTCATCGCGAAGACCGAGACATCGGTGAACTCGGTCAGGCCGCGCAGCACGGCGTTGGTGCCGAGGATGGCGACGATGCCGACCAGGAGCGGCAGCATGGCGGCGACCGCGCTGCCGAAGACCATCACCAGCAGGACGAGCGTCACCGGCAGGGCGATGAGCTCGGCCCGCAGCAGGTCCTCCTGGATGATCTCCTGCATCTCGTGCTGGACGGCGACCGGCCCGCCCACGGAGACCGTCACCGGCCCGCTCTCCCCGGCGAAGGCGGGAGCGATCCGTTCGAGGGTCCTGCCCGCGGCCGTCTCGTCGCCCCCGACGCGGGCCGCGATGATCGCCTCCCGGCCGTCCTCGGCGCGCAGGCCGGGCGCCTTGGTCTGCCAGTACGAAGTGACGCCCGATATGCCCTGCTCACCGGCGAGCCGCTCGGTGATCCGTGCGGCCTCGGCCGCCACCGCCGGATCGTCGACGGAGGCCGTACCGCTGCCCACCAGCAGGAGCAGGTTGGGCTGGGAGGCGGGGAACTCCCGCTCCAGCACCTCGG carries:
- a CDS encoding 2-keto-myo-inositol dehydratase, giving the protein MTPSAPSSARIRIGSAPDSWGVWFPDDPQQVPWQRFLDEVAEAGYEWIELGPYGYLPTDPARLADETRRRGLTVSAGTVFTGLHHGPDVWDRTWAHVADIAELTRAMGAEHLVVIPSFWRDDKTGEVLEDRTLTPAQWRDLTAQTERLGREVRERYGLRIVVHPHADTHIDSEENVNRFLDATDPSLVSLCLDTGHYAYCGGDSVKLIETYGERIGYLHLKQVDPEILAAVVADEVPFGPAVARGVMCEPPGGVPALEPVLDAARALDVDLFAIVEQDMYPCAPDKPLPIARRTREFLRSCGTPGTPRTAG
- a CDS encoding MarR family transcriptional regulator translates to MTDRTLWSYKDIAAHIQVQPDTVRSYRKHGLLPPPDQVKNGKPYWYGDTIRAWVASRPRNRGR
- a CDS encoding SAM-dependent methyltransferase, whose product is MHRNIRTTDDVLTLLDGLFAPEAHRWTSGAASWWDGFYEDRAKPVPFFAEKPDESLVSYVDRGLVTPGRALDLGCGPGRNAHALASYGFDVTAIDLSPAAIAWAEERAEVPGAGARFHCGDAFALTAEGAEAAGPYDLIHDSGCFHHLPPHRRISYLALLDRCLAPGGHFALTCFAAGEGGMGSELPDAELYRRGDLGGGLAYTSEELRDIFSGLTEVELRRMRDEAPGSPVFGESFLWTALFRKEARQ
- a CDS encoding transporter gives rise to the protein MGGWTRFVTARPRLALLAALVITALAVFAGSGVADRMRGGGWQAPDAESSYATEVLEREFPASQPNLLLLVGSGTASVDDPAVAAEAARITERLAGEQGISGVTSYWQTKAPGLRAEDGREAIIAARVGGDETAAGRTLERIAPAFAGESGPVTVSVGGPVAVQHEMQEIIQEDLLRAELIALPVTLVLLVMVFGSAVAAMLPLLVGIVAILGTNAVLRGLTEFTDVSVFAMNLTTALGLGLAIDYALFIVRRFREELDTGADPRTAVGTTLRTAGRTVLFSALTVAVSLSAMLVFPQYFLRSFAYAGIAVVLLAAAAALILLPAALMLLGPRVNALDLRRLLRRRKKGAAAAEVPLKEPGRAWARFGGLVMRRAPVFAIVTAVGLVLLGLPFLGVKFGTADDRQLPVGAESRVVQEHIRDGFPGSPGGGLAMLVEGGGTPAAYEALKGRIEQVPGVQRVDGPVTGDSAAYFSVLPEGEAVGEETQQLVRDLRAIPADSLDTSVTGTAAVLVDSKDAIADRLPWAIGIIVVVTLLLVFLLTGSVLIPIQAVALNALSLTAMFGAVVWVFQDGNLSGVLAFTSTGDIETTLPVLMFCVAFGLSMDYGVFLLSRIKEEYDRTGDHEGSITFGLARTGGLITAAAVILAVVMVAIGTSRVTNTKMLGLGIALAVLMDAMVVRSLLVPAVMKLTGRATWWAPKPLRAFHQKFGLSEGESAPVGPGTKGGPSGPGAPAADGEIPEAGTRDGEKVTAGA